In Pararge aegeria chromosome 27, ilParAegt1.1, whole genome shotgun sequence, one genomic interval encodes:
- the LOC120635777 gene encoding ruvB-like 2: MASLAAAQVQEVRSITRIERIGAHSHIRGLGLDDALEPRAVSQGMVGQKMARKAAGIVLQMIREGKIAGRAVLLAGQPGTGKTAIAMGLAQALGPDTPFTSMAGSEIYSLEMSKTEALTQAIRKSIGIRIKEESEIIEGEVVEVVVERAAGGGGARTGRLTLKTTDMETNYDMGTKMIDSLLKEKVQAGDVITIDKATGKINKLGRSFARARDYDATGQQARFVQCPEGELQKRKEVVHTVTLHEVDVINSRTHGFLALFSGDTGEIKAEVREQISGKLQEWREEGKAEMIPGVLFIDEAHMLDIECFSFLNRALESETAPVVMMATNRGITRIRGTDYRSPHGIPLDLLDRMIIVPTAPYTHQELREILNIRCEEEDCQMSADALTVLTRVATETSLRYAIQLITTASLVSKRRKAAEVSMEDVKKVYSLFLDEHRSEQFLKEYQDEFMFNDGSGDGSQSMETQ, from the exons aTGGCT TCATTAGCCGCCGCCCAAGTGCAAGAAGTGCGATCAATAACCCGTATAGAACGAATTGGAGCTCATTCTCATATACGCGGTTTGGGTCTTGACGATGCATTGGAACCCAGGGCAGTCTCCCAGGGTATGGTGGGGCAGAAGATGGCGAGGAAAGCCGCTGGAATAGTGTTACAGATGATAAGAGAAG GTAAAATAGCGGGCAGAGCGGTGTTACTGGCTGGCCAACCTGGCACGGGCAAGACAGCTATCGCAATGGGCCTAGCGCAGGCGTTAGGCCCAGACACACCTTTCACTAGCATGGCTG GTTCCGAAATATATTCCTTAGAGATGAGTAAGACGGAAGCCCTAACTCAAGCAATAAGGAAATCTATTGGCATTAGAATAAA AGAGGAGTCTGAGATAATCGAGGGGGAGGTCGTGGAAGTGGTGGTGGAGAGGGCCGCTGGGGGAGGGGGGGCCAGGACGGGCCGGCTCACGCTCAAGACAACGGACATGGAGACAAACTACgatatgggaactaagatgataGACTCGTTGCTTAAAGAGAAG GTGCAAGCCGGTGACGTTATCACAATAGACAAAGCTACgggcaaaataaacaaattgggACGCAGTTTTGCACGCGCGAGAGATTATGACGCCACtg GCCAGCAGGCGCGCTTCGTTCAGTGCCCCGAGGGAGAGTTGCAGAAACGCAAGGAGGTAGTACACACGGTGACGCTCCACGAGGTGGACGTCATCAACTCGCGCACGCACGGCTTCCTGGCGCTGTTCTCGGGCGACACGGGCGAGATCAAAGCCGAGGTGCGCGAGCAGATCAGCGGCAAGTTGCAGGAGTGGCGCGAGGAGGGCAAGGCAGAGATGATACCCGGAGTGCTGTTCATCGACGAG GCGCACATGTTAGACATCGAGTGCTTCTCGTTCCTGAACCGCGCGCTGGAGTCGGAGACGGCGCCCGTCGTGATGATGGCTACCAACCGCGGCATCACGCGCATCCGCGGCACCGACTACCGCAGCCCGCACGGCATCCCGTTGGACCTGTTGGACCGGATGATCATCGTGCCCACCGCGCCGTACACGCACCAAGAGCTGCGGGAGATACTCAATATCAG ATGCGAGGAGGAGGATTGCCAGATGTCAGCTGACGCTCTCACGGTGCTGACCCGGGTGGCCACGGAAACGTCTTTACGGTACGCGATACAACTGATCACCACCGCGTCGCTTGTGTCCAAACGGAGAAAGGCGGCAGAG GTGAGTATGGAAGATGTTAAGAAAGTTTACTCTTTATTCCTCGACGAGCATCGATCGGAGCAGTTCCTCAAGGAATACCAGGACGAGTTCATGTTCAACGATGGATCCGGAG aTGGATCCCAGTCAATGGAGACACAGTGA